From Camelina sativa cultivar DH55 chromosome 20, Cs, whole genome shotgun sequence, the proteins below share one genomic window:
- the LOC104770880 gene encoding ultraviolet-B receptor UVR8-like isoform X1: MLRLWSIAKTRIGKVSTSESSITRDVLFNGIGKRRFTASTSGERRKVMSFGDGSHGALGLSSSSIPGMGLDAYEPTLVSNLPSDISFISAGHYHSLAVTSTGDIWAWGRNNEGQLGPISVDSSRDSRLSEPKRVEGLDHVNVRAAFASGVVSAATGDDGSLWVWGRSKRGQLGLGKGIIEALVPSRVEALAAEHVVKVSLGWGHALALTVDGKVFGWGYVADGRVGNVGLPLEASLLDSLTNGSIKDHQAAGLNLEAAEKKVVEAMSKENDMPIAWEPCLVEETRNMKVADIACGSDHSLILCHDGTLLSSGSDIYGQLGRCKQDLGMIPVDINESAISVAAGLGHSLAICNRGRTKIVSWGWNRSRQLGRGKPENLPRDVEGFDEETPASVSAGRVHSLCVTEKGEAWVWGCGKNGRLGLGSSSDEPEPMLLEDVEDCVLQAAAGFDHSLILVAE; this comes from the exons ATGTTGCGATTATGGTCGATCGCGAAAACACGAATCGGTAAAGTTTCTACTTCGGAATCTTCTATTACCAGAGACGTTCTCTTCAATGGAATTGGCAAACGCCGATTCACGGCGAGCACTAGCGGCGAGAGAAGAAAAGTGATGAGCTTCGGTGACGGAAGCCATGGCGCTCTGGGTCTTTCATCATCGTCGATTCCTGGAATGGGATTGGATGCTTACGAGCCCACACTTGTCTCTAATCTGCCTTCCGATATCTCTTTCATATCCGCCGGACACTACCATTCTCTTGCCGTTACATCTACCGGTGACATTTGGGCTTGGGGTCGTAACAATGAAGGCCAGCTCGGTCCAATCTCCGTTGATTCTAG TAGAGATTCAAGGTTGAGTGAGCCAAAGAGAGTGGAAGGTCTAGATCATGTGAATGTCCGGGCTGCGTTTGCGTCTGGAGTTGTTTCAGCGGCTACTGGTGATGACGGCTCTTTGTGGGTTTGGGGAAGATCTAAAAGAGGTCAGCTTGGTCTTGGAAAAGGTATCATTGAAGCTCTTGTTCCTTCAAGAGTTGAAGCTTTAGCTGCAGAACACGTTGTTAAG GTATCATTAGGTTGGGGGCACGCACTTGCGCTTACTGTGGACGGTAAAGTTTTTGGATGGGGTTATGTAGCTGATGGGAGAGTAGGCAATGTCGGACTTCCACTTGAAGCATCTCTGCTGGATTCACTTACAAATGGGTCAATAAAAGATCACCAGGCTGCTGGTTTGAATCTTGAAGCTGCTGAAAAAAAGGTTGTGGAAGCTATGAGCAAGGAGAACGATATGCCAATAGCTTGGGAACCTTGTCTTGTGGAAGAAACACGTAACATGAAGGTTGCAGATATTGCGTGTGGATCCGATCACTCCTTGATCCTTTGTC ATGATGGCACACTTTTGAGCTCTGGGAGCGACATCTATGGTcagttgggccggtgtaaacAAGACCTCGGAATGATACCTGTTGACATAAACGAATCTGCGATCTCTGTAGCAGCTGGTCTTGGTCATTCTCTAGCTATCTGCAACAGAGGTAGAACAAAAATTGTCTCGTGGGGTTGGAACCGGAGCCGGCAGCTCGGTAGGGGAAAACCGGAAAACTTGCCGAGAGATGTAGAAGGTTTTGATGAAGAAACTCCAGCTTCAGTATCAGCAGGGCGTGTGCATTCCTTGTGTGTAACAGAGAAAGGAGAAGCTTGGGTTTGGGGATGTGGGAAGAACGGTAGGCTCGGTTTAGGAAGCTCGAGCGATGAGCCTGAACCGATGTTGCTAGAGGACGTAGAGGATTGTGTTCTTCAAGCAGCCGCTGGCTTTGATCACAGCCTGATATTAGTGGCTGAATAG
- the LOC104770879 gene encoding uncharacterized protein LOC104770879 has translation MAQLQQRRIRSPLSETLSPSTFTRSPLSDNLLSTPPHTLSPLKRNSNLSSPILVTPTLRDDESNDDDMSIVSVSDAGEGNELLFSDYDVEDEEEEIGRRYDEEEVFGDKSSSKLNRGVLEDKNLRIEVPFVMNRRATDCELELRRFALTNSSTPVSERPPHTLSSSKGSVYWDIEDIRTPSAPPIMEIGQEDNNISLEIENEIEQIEDEICRVGNIASDRDAEFGESVKETKTVEDAKIGEVCSDELGCHSISGQYAWQSLLAYDACIRLCLYEWSKGSTEASEFLRDECRLLRGAFGLHKFLLQPRGVRSTEEDKNVKAEQKTSSLKSKNVVRKLRVEVKRLRLIPQRKLSGTDSLRSLMNIQIGMGAEYCRQVSSLVKTGMSSIKQATLSAVSEEQFSCYLQMNSTAEGGQIEQGSSVCLQSGTGSYHDFFPESNGDVLLIEVQDKKKSVQGKAMISIASLTDNPNENVRWWPIYHGEQECVGKIQLFIGSTTISDEDCHIKSAPVVETLAYDLLLEAATRAQKFHPQNLRLNGSWKWLLSEFSEYYGVSDSYTKLRYLSHVMNVATPTKTCLQLVHELLVPILMARSERTLTRQEKSIFMDCEIEIEKLMATVFENYKSLDENCPSGLADISCPVQESASKALSPAVQVFSLLHDILSPEAQEILKNYLQTAAKKRCRKHMVETDEYVSCNSEGFLLDSVTISTAYMKMKCLCHNIRNEIETDIKITNEHVLPSSIDLANIAADVYSTQLCNRLRAFLSAVPPSCPLPHVNELLLAVSDFERNLDSWGISPVQGGVDSRGLFHNYIMVWIHDMELRLLDRCRAEKVLWSGVITNHSTSPFAEDMYDRIKDSLIEYEVVISRWPQYTLILENTASIVERAIVKSLEKQYNDILIPLKDSIPKRLNMHVQKLTRRQSSVLYSVPTQLGTFVNTIKRILDVLHHRIEDILRQWASCLPIVEDKRLLFGEQMNVITVLLRTKYRNYMQAAVDKLVSNTQSNKNTRLKRILDEIKDNEREVEVRERMKMLCSQITNSISNLHDVFTSQIFVASCRLFWDRMAQVVLKFLEGRKENEVGYKGSYYALGIVEDTFASEMQRLQGNSLQEKDMEPPRSVIEARSILSRDNNTNHSSYFYV, from the exons ATGGCGCAACTTCAACAACGTCGCATCAGATCTCCACTCTCTGAGACTCTTTCTCCTTCTACCTTCACACGATCTCCTCTCTCCGATAACTTACTCTCGACTCCTCCTCACACCTTATCTCCACTGAAACGAAACTCAAACCTCTCATCGCCTATTCTCGTAACTCCCACTCTTCGCGATGACGAATCCAACGACGATGACATGAGTATCGTATCGGTTTCCGACGCCGGAGAAGGAAACGAGTTACTATTCTCCGATTACGATgtcgaagatgaagaagaagagattgggaGACGATACGACGAAGAGGAAGTGTTTGGGGATAAGTCGAGTTCGAAATTGAACAGAGGAGTGTTGGAAGATAAGAATCTGAGAATTGAAGTTCCGTTTGTGATGAACAGAAGAGCCACTGATTGTGAATTAGAGCTTCGGAGATTCGCATTGACGAATTCATCAACTCCAGTTAGCGAACGACCGCCGCATACTCTGAGTTCTTCTAAG ggtTCGGTGTATTGGGACATAGAAGATATAAGAACTCCAAGTGCTCCACCTATAATGGAAATTGGACAAGAAGATAACAACATCAGCTTGGAAATTGAGAATGAAATTGAACAGATTGAAGATGAGATTTGCAGAGTAGGAAACATAGCGAGTGATAGAGATGCAGAATTTGGAGAAAG TGTGAAAGAGACTAAAACTGTGGAAGATGCGAAAATCGGGGAAGTTTGCTCGGATGAATTAGGTTGCCATAGTATCAG TGGTCAATATGCTTGGCAAAGTCTTTTGGCATATGATGCTTGCATTAGACTATGTTTGTATGAATGGTCTAAGGGTTCTACTGAGGCATCTGAGTTTCTGCGTGATGAGTGCCGTCTTCTTCGAGGTGCATTTGG TTTGCATAAGTTTCTTTTGCAACCTCGGGGTGTACGATCGactgaagaagacaaaaatgtCAAAGCGGAGCAAAAGACATCATCCTTAAAGTCTAAAAACGTTGTCAGAAAGTTACGGGTGGAAg TAAAGAGACTTCGATTGATACCACAGCGCAAACTAAGTGGTACAGATTCGCTGCGGAGTTTAATGAATATTCAAATAGGAATGGGGGCAGAGTATTGCCGGCAAGTGTCATCACTTGTGAAAACTGGGATGAGTTCTATCAAACAGGCTACGCTTTCAGCAGTTTCAGAAG AACAATTCTCTTGCTACCTTCAAATGAACAGCACAGCAGAAGGAGGTCAAATAGAACAAGGATCTTCTGTCTGTTTGCAATCAGGAACTGGAAGTTACCATGACTT CTTTCCTGAGTCCAACGGTGACGTTCTTCTGATAGAAGTTCAAGATAAGAAGAAATCAGTTCAAGGAAAAGCAATGATTTCTATTGCATCCTTAACTGACAATCCG AATGAAAATGTTAGATGGTGGCCAATATACCACGGTGAACAAGAATGTGTTGGCAAGATCCAGCTCTTTATCGGTAGCACAACTATTTCTGATGAAGACTGTCACATAAAG AGCGCACCTGTTGTGGAGACACTAGCATATGATTTGCTATTAGAAGCGGCTACACGTGCCCAAAAATTTCATCCTCAAAACTTAAGGCTGAATGGTTCTTGGAAATGGCTGTTAAGTGAATTCTCAGAATATTATGGAGTTTCCGATTCATATACCAAGTTGAG ATATCTCTCACATGTAATGAATGTGGCAACTCCAACAAAAACCTGCTTACAACTTGTGCATGAGTTACTTGTGCCCATCCTAATGGCTCGAAGCGAGAGGACTCTGACAAGGCAGGAG AAAAGTATCTTCATGGACTGTGAAATAGAGATAGAAAAACTCATGGCAACTGTTTTTGAGAACTACAAGTCCTTAGATGAAAACTGCCCTTCTGGATTGGCAGACATATCTTGTCCCGTGCAAGAATCGGCTTCAAAAGCACTTTCTCCAGCTGTTCAGGTTTTTAGTCTCCTTCATGACATATTGTCTCCTGAAGCACAAGAAATTTTGAAGAATTACCTTCAG ACAGCAGCAAAGAAGAGGTGTCGGAAGCACATGGTTGAAACCGACGAGTATGTTTCCTGCAACTCTGAAGGTTTTCTGTTGGATTCCGTCACAATCTCGACAGCCTACATGAAGATGAAGTGTCTTTGTCATAACATAAGAAACGAAATAGAAACTGACATAAAGATCACCAATGAGCATGTACTCCCAAG CTCAATCGACCTAGCAAATATAGCTGCTGATGTATACAGCACTCAGCTATGTAACCGGCTCAGGGCATTTCTGTCAGCAGTTCCACCATCCTGCCCACTGCCCCATGTCAATGAGCTTCTCCTAGCAGTTTCTGATTTTGAAAGAAACCTCGATTCATGGGGAATCAG TCCAGTACAAGGTGGTGTAGATTCTAGGGGGTTATTCCACAACTACATAATGGTTTGGATACATGATATGGAACTTAGACTACTTGACCGATGCAGAGCCGAAAAG GTTCTATGGTCTGGTGTAATAACAAATCACTCAACATCCCCTTTTGCTGAAGACATGTATGATAGAATCAAAGATTCTCTTATAGAATATGAAGTGGTGATTAGTCGATGGCCACAATACACATTGATCTTGGAAAAT ACTGCTTCAATTGTAGAGAGAGCCATCGTAAAATCACTGGAGAAGCAATACAATGACATTTTGATTCCATTAAAGGACAGCATTCCAAAGAGACTAAATATGCATGTCCAGAAGCTGACAAGAAGGCAATCATCAGTTCTCTATTCTGTTCCAACTCAA CTTGGAACTTTCGTTAACACAATAAAGAGAATTCTTGATGTTCTACATCACAGAATTGAAGATATCTTGAGACAATGGGCTTCATGTCTTCCTATTGTGGAAGACAAGAGGTTACTTTTTGGGGAACAGATGAATGTAATCACGGTCTTGCTCAGGACAAAATACAGAAACTACATGCAGGCCGCGGTTGATAAACTTGTTAGCAAT acgcaatcaaacaaaaacacaaggcTGAAGAGAATCTTAGATGAGATAAAAGACAATGAGAGAGAAGTCGAAGTGCGAGAACGTATGAAGATGCTATGCTCACAGATCACAAACTCAATCTCAAATCTGCATGATGTCTTCACAAGTCAGATATTTGTAGCTTCGTGCCGCCTATTCTGGGATAGAATGGCACAAGTGGTATTGAAGTTTCTTGAGGGAAGAAAGGAGAACGAAGTAGGCTACAAAGGCTCTTACTATGCTCTTGGG ATAGTTGAGGACACGTTCGCATCAGAGATGCAGAGGCTGCAGGGGaactcactacaagaaaaggATATGGAACCTCCTCGTTCGGTGATTGAGGCACGTTCCATTCTCTCTAGAGACAACAATACCAATCACTCTTCTTACTTCTATGTCTAG
- the LOC104770878 gene encoding glucose-1-phosphate adenylyltransferase small subunit, chloroplastic, translating into MAYVAVTGVLKVPSASASSFHSTGTKSSTEAVPTRSTLSFSSSVDENDSLRAIVSRRFCVGRESRNPMIVSPKAVSDSQNSQTCLDPDASSSVLGIILGGGAGTRLYPLTKKRAKPAVPLGANYRLIDIPVSNCLNSNISKIYVLTQFNSASLNRHLSRAYASNMGGYKNEGFVEVLAAQQSPENPNWFQGTADAVRQYLWLFEEHNVLEYLILAGDHLYRMDYEKFIQAHRETDADITVAALPMDEQRATAFGLMKIDEEGRIVEFSEKPKGEQLKAMKVDTTILGLDDKRAKEMPYIASMGIYVVSRDVMLELLRNKFPGANDFGSEVIPGATDLGLRVQAYLYDGYWEDIGTIEAFYNANLGITKKPVPDFSFYDRSAPIYTQPRYLPPSKMLDADVTDSVIGEGCVIKNCKIHHSVIGLRSCISEGAIIEDTLLMGADYYETASEKSLLSAKGSVPIGIGKNAHIKRAIIDKNARIGDNVKIINSDNVQESARETEGYFIKSGIVTVMKDALIPAGTVI; encoded by the exons ATGGCGTATGTCGCTGTAACTGGGGTTCTAAAGGTaccttctgcttctgcttcgaGTTTCCATTCCACCGGCACCAAATCATCCACTGAGGCGGTTCCGACGAGGAgtactctttctttctcctcctctgtcGACGAGAATGATTCACTCAGAGCCATCGTCTCCCGTCGCTTCTGCGTCGGCCGAGAGAGCAGGAATCCGATGATCGTGTCTCCTAAAGCCGTCTCCGATTCTCAGAACTCACAAACTTGTCTCGATCCTGACGCCAGCAGC agtgttttggggattatcttaggaggtggagctgGGACTCGTCTTTATCCTCTTACCAAGAAGAGAGCGAAGCCAGCTGTTCCCCTTGGTGCTAACTATAGGCTTATTGATATCCCTGTTAGCAACTGTTTGAATAGCAACATCTCCAAGATCTATGTCCTTACTCAGTTCAATTCCGCCTCTCTCAATCGTCATCTCTCTCGAGCTTATGCCAGTAACATGGGAGGTTACAAGAATGAAGGTTTTGTTGAAGTTCTTGCTGCTCAACAAAGTCCTGAAAACCCCAACTGGTTCCAG GGGACAGCTGATGCCGTGAGGCAATACTTGTGGTTGTTTGAGGAGCATAATGTTTTGGAATATCTGATTCTTGCTGGGGATCATTTGTATCGAATGGATTACGAGAAGTTTATTCAAGCACATAGGGAGACTGATGCTGATATCACTGTAGCTGCATTACCTATGGATGAGCAACGAGCCACTGCTTTTGGCCTGATGAAGATTGATGAGGAAGGACGTATTGTTGAATTTTCTGAGAAACCAAAAGGGGAGCAGCTAAAGGCCATgaag GTTGACACAACGATTCTAGGTCTTGACGATAAGAGAGCCAAGGAGATGCCTTACATTGCCAGTATGGGTATTTATGTTGTAAGCAGAGATGTAATGCTCGAGTTACTACGCAACAAGTTCCCTGGAGCTAATGACTTTGGAAGTGAAGTCATTCCCGGTGCCACTGACCTTGGACTGAGA GTGCAAGCTTACCTATATGATGGATACTGGGAAGACATCGGTACTATAGAGGCATTCTATAACGCTAATCTCGGAATCACCAAGAAACCAGTTCCTGATTTTAG TTTCTATGATCGTTCGGCTCCCATCTATACACAGCCACGTTATTTACCACCGTCTAAGATGCTTGATGCTGATGTCACGGACAGTGTCATCGGAGAGGGCTGTGTTATTAAG AACTGCAAAATCCATCACTCCGTGATTGGACTCCGTTCCTGCATATCAGAAGGTGCTATTATTGAAGATACGTTATTAATGGGAGCTGACTATTACGAG ACTGCTTCGGAAAAGAGCCTCCTAAGCGCCAAAGGAAGTGTACCAATAGGTATTGGGAAAAATGCTCACATCAAAAGGGCCATCATTGACAAAAATGCACGTATTGGTGACAATGTCAAG ATCATAAACAGCGATAACGTGCAAGAGTCAGCGAGAGAGACTGAAGGATATTTCATAAAGAGCGGAATTGTAACCGTTATGAAGGACGCCTTAATCCCAGCCGGCACTGTCATCTAA
- the LOC104770877 gene encoding uncharacterized protein LOC104770877, translating into MIKQKILIRVTMTDDKTRAKAMTKAVQFKGVSAVEIKGDHRNQIEVTGVEVDMIPLIKKLRKEVAFAELVSVTKVEPPKKEEEKKGGDGKDAAGGKDGDKKGGEKKGTDDKKGTDDKKGTDDKKPPPVPTPVPCYPWPQGYGVPSSYPQGYGVPSAFPYPCNPYNYMGEPVFNHEPKCTIL; encoded by the exons ATGATTAAG CAAAAGATCCTGATAAGAGTCACTATGACAGATGACAAAACTAGAGCAAAAGCAATGACAAAAGCAGTTCAGTTTAAAG GTGTGTCAGCCGTGGAAATAAAAGGCGATCACAGGAACCAGATAGAGGTAACTGGTGTTGAAGTAGATATGATCCCCCTCATCAAAAAACTAAGAAAGGAGGTAGCATTTGCAGAGCTTGTAAGCGTGACCAAAGTCGAACCtccaaagaaagaagaggagaagaagggagGGGATGGAAAAGATGCAGCAGGGGGAAAAGACGGTGACAAAAAAGGTGGCGAGAAGAAAGGGACAGATGATAAGAAAGGAACAGATGACAAGAAAGGAACAGATGATAAGAAACCACCTCCAGTGCCAACACCTGTGCCGTGTTATCCATGGCCTCAGGGATACGGTGTGCCTTCCTCCTATCCCCAGGGATACGGTGTGCCTTCTGCTTTTCCTTACCCGTGCAATCCCTACAATTATATGGGTGAACCAGTTTTCAACCACGAACCCAAGTGCACAATCTTGTGA
- the LOC104770880 gene encoding ultraviolet-B receptor UVR8-like isoform X2, with protein MLRLWSIAKTRIGKVSTSESSITRDVLFNGIGKRRFTASTSGERRKVMSFGDGSHGALGLSSSSIPGMGLDAYEPTLVSNLPSDISFISAGHYHSLAVTSTGDIWAWGRNNEGQLGPISVDSRDSRLSEPKRVEGLDHVNVRAAFASGVVSAATGDDGSLWVWGRSKRGQLGLGKGIIEALVPSRVEALAAEHVVKVSLGWGHALALTVDGKVFGWGYVADGRVGNVGLPLEASLLDSLTNGSIKDHQAAGLNLEAAEKKVVEAMSKENDMPIAWEPCLVEETRNMKVADIACGSDHSLILCHDGTLLSSGSDIYGQLGRCKQDLGMIPVDINESAISVAAGLGHSLAICNRGRTKIVSWGWNRSRQLGRGKPENLPRDVEGFDEETPASVSAGRVHSLCVTEKGEAWVWGCGKNGRLGLGSSSDEPEPMLLEDVEDCVLQAAAGFDHSLILVAE; from the exons ATGTTGCGATTATGGTCGATCGCGAAAACACGAATCGGTAAAGTTTCTACTTCGGAATCTTCTATTACCAGAGACGTTCTCTTCAATGGAATTGGCAAACGCCGATTCACGGCGAGCACTAGCGGCGAGAGAAGAAAAGTGATGAGCTTCGGTGACGGAAGCCATGGCGCTCTGGGTCTTTCATCATCGTCGATTCCTGGAATGGGATTGGATGCTTACGAGCCCACACTTGTCTCTAATCTGCCTTCCGATATCTCTTTCATATCCGCCGGACACTACCATTCTCTTGCCGTTACATCTACCGGTGACATTTGGGCTTGGGGTCGTAACAATGAAGGCCAGCTCGGTCCAATCTCCGTTGATTCTAG AGATTCAAGGTTGAGTGAGCCAAAGAGAGTGGAAGGTCTAGATCATGTGAATGTCCGGGCTGCGTTTGCGTCTGGAGTTGTTTCAGCGGCTACTGGTGATGACGGCTCTTTGTGGGTTTGGGGAAGATCTAAAAGAGGTCAGCTTGGTCTTGGAAAAGGTATCATTGAAGCTCTTGTTCCTTCAAGAGTTGAAGCTTTAGCTGCAGAACACGTTGTTAAG GTATCATTAGGTTGGGGGCACGCACTTGCGCTTACTGTGGACGGTAAAGTTTTTGGATGGGGTTATGTAGCTGATGGGAGAGTAGGCAATGTCGGACTTCCACTTGAAGCATCTCTGCTGGATTCACTTACAAATGGGTCAATAAAAGATCACCAGGCTGCTGGTTTGAATCTTGAAGCTGCTGAAAAAAAGGTTGTGGAAGCTATGAGCAAGGAGAACGATATGCCAATAGCTTGGGAACCTTGTCTTGTGGAAGAAACACGTAACATGAAGGTTGCAGATATTGCGTGTGGATCCGATCACTCCTTGATCCTTTGTC ATGATGGCACACTTTTGAGCTCTGGGAGCGACATCTATGGTcagttgggccggtgtaaacAAGACCTCGGAATGATACCTGTTGACATAAACGAATCTGCGATCTCTGTAGCAGCTGGTCTTGGTCATTCTCTAGCTATCTGCAACAGAGGTAGAACAAAAATTGTCTCGTGGGGTTGGAACCGGAGCCGGCAGCTCGGTAGGGGAAAACCGGAAAACTTGCCGAGAGATGTAGAAGGTTTTGATGAAGAAACTCCAGCTTCAGTATCAGCAGGGCGTGTGCATTCCTTGTGTGTAACAGAGAAAGGAGAAGCTTGGGTTTGGGGATGTGGGAAGAACGGTAGGCTCGGTTTAGGAAGCTCGAGCGATGAGCCTGAACCGATGTTGCTAGAGGACGTAGAGGATTGTGTTCTTCAAGCAGCCGCTGGCTTTGATCACAGCCTGATATTAGTGGCTGAATAG